In Gemmatimonadales bacterium, the following proteins share a genomic window:
- a CDS encoding glycoside hydrolase family 15 protein, with amino-acid sequence MTDLRSPTPLQAIDSRAVGEGLPPISAYGMIGDMRTAALVGLDGAIDWCCLPRFDSGSVFAAILDRERGGTWAIRPQGAWTSTQRYLPRTNVLETTFRTADGGVVALTDFMPVDEDGRPSSEHPEIHRKLRCTRGRVPMHMVFMPRFEYGARTTRLELLRAGIFATDRTDQVLTLSSAKAIDWILEQSTATARFELEKGEEHWLVLRYDDDDIHPVDRYESAQKLDITAAYWARWSAGVRYRGPFRGMVKRSALALKLLTHAETGAIIAAPTTSLPETLGGGRNWDYRFVWLRDAAFTLAALDAVGHRREADAFMRFLKKVCRHEGGGHLQIMYGIDGRRDLVERQLDHLSGYYGSRPVRVGNGAVGQLQLDVYGEVLETADIWRRNHEMTEGTWRVLRGLVDWVSHNWALPDSSIWEVRGEVRHYVFSKVMSWVALDRGIRMAEELGLESDTAGWQAARSTLHAEIMERGWSEKHQSFTQAYDYDALDAAALAIPMVRFLPWNHPRVQSTVHAVARELTSADGELVYRYRHPDGLEGEEGAFSICTFWLAQALAMIGEPERASRVFRRMLRHANHVGLYSEEIDPVTGQFLGNFPQAFTHIALINCAAALARSGSGD; translated from the coding sequence ATGACCGACCTCCGTTCTCCCACTCCACTCCAGGCGATAGACAGTCGTGCCGTGGGTGAGGGGCTGCCCCCGATCTCGGCGTACGGCATGATCGGCGATATGCGCACCGCGGCCCTGGTCGGCCTGGACGGCGCGATCGACTGGTGCTGTCTCCCCCGCTTCGACAGCGGCAGCGTCTTCGCCGCGATCCTCGATCGCGAGCGCGGTGGCACCTGGGCCATCCGGCCCCAGGGCGCCTGGACCTCCACCCAGCGGTATCTCCCGCGCACCAATGTCCTGGAGACCACGTTCCGCACCGCCGACGGGGGGGTGGTGGCGCTCACCGACTTCATGCCGGTGGACGAGGACGGGCGCCCCTCGAGCGAGCACCCGGAGATCCACCGGAAGCTCCGCTGCACCCGGGGCCGCGTCCCCATGCACATGGTCTTCATGCCCCGGTTCGAGTACGGCGCCCGGACCACCCGTCTCGAGCTGCTCCGCGCCGGGATCTTCGCCACCGATCGCACCGATCAGGTGCTCACCCTCTCGAGCGCCAAGGCGATCGACTGGATCCTGGAGCAGTCCACCGCCACGGCCCGCTTCGAGCTGGAGAAAGGCGAGGAGCACTGGCTGGTCCTCCGCTACGATGACGACGACATCCACCCGGTGGATCGCTATGAGAGCGCGCAGAAGCTGGACATCACCGCCGCGTACTGGGCGCGCTGGTCGGCCGGGGTGCGCTACCGGGGGCCCTTCCGCGGCATGGTCAAGCGCTCGGCGCTGGCCCTCAAGCTCCTGACTCACGCCGAAACCGGCGCCATCATCGCGGCACCCACCACCTCGCTGCCCGAGACCCTCGGTGGGGGGCGGAACTGGGACTATCGCTTCGTCTGGCTGCGTGACGCCGCCTTCACCCTCGCGGCCCTGGATGCGGTAGGACACCGCCGGGAGGCCGACGCATTCATGCGCTTCCTCAAGAAGGTCTGCCGTCACGAGGGGGGCGGTCACCTGCAGATCATGTACGGCATCGACGGCCGGCGTGACCTGGTGGAGCGCCAGCTCGACCATCTCTCGGGCTACTACGGCTCCCGTCCGGTCCGGGTGGGCAACGGCGCGGTCGGCCAGCTCCAGCTCGATGTCTACGGGGAGGTGCTCGAGACGGCCGACATCTGGCGGCGAAACCACGAGATGACCGAGGGCACCTGGCGGGTCCTGCGCGGCCTGGTGGACTGGGTCAGTCACAACTGGGCGCTCCCCGACTCCAGCATCTGGGAGGTGCGGGGCGAGGTCCGCCACTACGTGTTCAGCAAGGTGATGAGCTGGGTGGCCCTGGATCGGGGAATCCGGATGGCCGAGGAGCTGGGGCTCGAGTCAGATACGGCCGGATGGCAGGCGGCGCGTTCCACCTTGCACGCCGAGATCATGGAACGCGGATGGAGTGAGAAGCACCAGTCGTTCACCCAGGCGTACGACTACGACGCGCTCGACGCGGCGGCGCTGGCGATCCCCATGGTACGCTTTCTTCCCTGGAACCACCCCCGGGTGCAGAGTACCGTGCATGCCGTGGCGCGCGAGCTCACCAGCGCGGACGGGGAGCTGGTCTATCGCTATCGCCACCCGGACGGGTTGGAGGGGGAGGAGGGGGCCTTCTCGATCTGCACCTTCTGGCTGGCGCAGGCGCTCGCCATGATCGGCGAGCCGGAACGCGCCTCCCGGGTGTTCCGGCGGATGCTGCGCCACGCCAACCACGTGGGTCTCTACTCCGAGGAGATCGATCCGGTGACCGGACAGTTCCTCGGCAACTTTCCTCAGGCGTTCACCCACATCGCCCTGATCAACTGCGCGGCGGCGCTCGCCCGGAGCGGGTCCGGGGACTGA